From the genome of Cellvibrio japonicus Ueda107, one region includes:
- a CDS encoding DUF6164 family protein has translation MARLLFKLAQVPEDEAQEIRALLEDNSIAFYETDAGFWRVGLDAIWLPTGEQEEQARALIRDYQEQRRIRQQAVYAELAEQGDIPGFWQRARAHPIRFTGLLIAIVFILGLTLLPFVMLAITA, from the coding sequence ATGGCCAGACTTTTGTTCAAACTAGCGCAGGTACCTGAGGACGAGGCGCAAGAGATCAGGGCGCTGCTGGAGGACAACAGCATCGCCTTCTATGAGACGGACGCCGGCTTTTGGCGGGTTGGCCTGGATGCTATCTGGCTGCCAACCGGCGAACAGGAGGAACAGGCGCGGGCATTGATTCGCGACTATCAGGAGCAGCGCCGTATCCGCCAGCAAGCTGTTTATGCCGAGCTGGCAGAGCAGGGGGATATCCCCGGTTTTTGGCAGCGCGCCAGGGCCCATCCCATCCGTTTTACCGGGTTATTGATTGCTATTGTGTTTATCCTGGGGCTGACGCTACTGCCCTTTGTGATGCTGGCGATTACAGCCTGA
- a CDS encoding RluA family pseudouridine synthase → MPTTFDVILDRPQTAIDALAHHTGLSRQKLKDAMNKGACWWTSKGKQLRLRRATKDLPAGTRLQLFYDEKVLALKPEAPQRLEDVGRYSVWYKPHGLLAQGSQWGDHCSLLRWVEVVRQRECFLVHRLDADAAGLILIAHDAQAAAALSQLFQGRSLRKHYQAWVSGELQATGLRLEQPLDGKDALTWVNTAVIDQPNNRSLVDVRIETGRKHQIRRHLAAIGHPIMGDKLYGQANQQPLQLLAWQLGFECPLLKRPITISLPEPLKFRL, encoded by the coding sequence ATGCCAACGACTTTTGATGTCATTCTCGACCGACCGCAAACAGCGATTGACGCGCTGGCGCACCACACAGGCTTATCCAGGCAAAAACTCAAGGATGCCATGAATAAAGGCGCCTGCTGGTGGACCAGCAAAGGCAAGCAACTGCGACTCCGGCGAGCGACCAAGGACTTGCCTGCCGGCACCCGCCTGCAACTCTTCTACGATGAGAAAGTGCTTGCACTCAAACCAGAAGCGCCACAGCGGCTGGAAGATGTCGGGCGCTATTCCGTTTGGTATAAACCCCATGGCCTATTAGCCCAGGGCTCGCAGTGGGGCGACCATTGCAGCCTGCTGCGCTGGGTGGAAGTGGTGCGCCAGCGCGAGTGCTTTCTGGTGCATCGGCTCGATGCCGATGCCGCGGGGCTGATATTAATCGCCCACGACGCCCAGGCAGCCGCCGCCCTGTCGCAATTGTTCCAGGGGAGATCCCTGCGCAAACATTACCAGGCGTGGGTCAGCGGGGAACTCCAGGCAACTGGCCTGCGCCTTGAGCAACCACTGGATGGCAAGGATGCATTGACCTGGGTGAATACCGCTGTCATCGATCAACCCAACAATCGCAGCCTTGTGGATGTGCGCATTGAAACCGGGCGTAAACACCAGATTCGCCGCCACCTGGCAGCCATCGGCCATCCCATTATGGGCGACAAGCTCTACGGCCAGGCCAACCAACAACCGCTGCAACTGCTAGCCTGGCAACTGGGTTTTGAGTGCCCCTTGTTAAAACGGCCCATCACGATAAGTCTGCCGGAACCCCTGAAATTCAGGCTGTAA
- a CDS encoding YaeQ family protein, translated as MAEKATIYKANIQLADMDRQVYGDYSLTIALHPSETHERMLVRILAFCYCAAENLVFTRGLSSVDEPDLWRKHDDGRILEWIEVGQPSVERLKKASSQAESVKVFAYGRGLDIWWKNNISAIASLPKVQVQCFGTGELQAACAGVEKTMNLSVSITENMVYLSTAEGNTYTLGLREMRDL; from the coding sequence GTGGCTGAAAAAGCAACCATCTACAAAGCCAATATCCAGTTGGCCGATATGGATCGCCAGGTATATGGCGATTATTCCCTCACCATCGCCCTGCACCCGTCGGAAACCCATGAGCGGATGCTGGTGCGCATTCTAGCCTTTTGTTATTGCGCTGCGGAGAATTTAGTGTTTACCCGGGGTTTATCGAGCGTCGATGAACCGGATTTGTGGCGCAAACACGACGATGGCCGGATTCTTGAGTGGATTGAAGTAGGGCAGCCATCAGTTGAACGATTGAAAAAAGCGTCGAGCCAGGCAGAAAGTGTGAAGGTATTTGCCTATGGGCGCGGGCTGGATATCTGGTGGAAAAACAATATCTCGGCTATTGCATCACTGCCCAAAGTCCAGGTGCAATGTTTCGGTACCGGGGAACTGCAGGCTGCCTGTGCAGGTGTCGAAAAAACGATGAATCTTTCGGTATCTATTACCGAAAACATGGTGTATTTATCGACAGCTGAAGGTAATACATACACACTTGGTTTGCGTGAAATGCGCGACTTATAA
- the recJ gene encoding single-stranded-DNA-specific exonuclease RecJ — MQKTIQRRAIHSTSGVLAQLHPLLQRIYSARGIQQEAELQYQLTHMLKPNFKGLDETVGLLVDAVVAQARVLVVGDFDADGATSSALAVLALRAMGLKQVDFLVPNRFEYGYGLTPEIVAVAAAQQPDVILTVDNGISSIEGVEAARDLGIAVIITDHHLPGAHLPDADAIVNPNQPGCPFPSKNLAGVGVIFYVMNALRGALRDMGWFAESGIAEPNMASFLDLVALGTVADVVPLDHNNRILVSQGLARMRAGAARPGIMALLEVAGRQPQRLVASDLGFAVGPRLNAAGRMDDMSLGIQCLLCDSLPLAREMAAQLDELNRDRKAIETGMQQEAMGMLQKVLNADENALPWGLCLFDETWHQGVIGILASRIKDRYHRPTIVFADAGDGLIKGSARSIPGLHIRDALDAVAARRPDLLQKFGGHAMAAGMSLQREHFEAFAKAFDEEVHRQLRAEDLQAVVVTDGELSASDFSLPLAAQLRNAGPWGQHFPEPVFDGEFYVLQQKLVGDKHLKMTLALDSRGQQLVDAIAFNIDPGLWPNQQVQRVRLAYKLDINEFRGNTNLQLMVDYLEAIING; from the coding sequence ATGCAAAAAACTATTCAGCGCCGAGCGATTCATTCCACTTCCGGTGTTCTTGCGCAATTACATCCCTTATTACAGCGTATTTATTCCGCGCGCGGCATTCAACAGGAAGCGGAGCTCCAATACCAATTAACCCATATGCTCAAACCCAACTTTAAAGGTCTGGATGAGACTGTGGGCTTGTTGGTTGATGCTGTTGTGGCGCAGGCGCGGGTGTTAGTTGTGGGGGATTTTGACGCAGACGGCGCCACCAGCAGTGCACTCGCCGTACTGGCGTTACGTGCCATGGGTTTGAAACAGGTAGATTTTCTGGTGCCCAACCGTTTTGAATACGGCTATGGACTGACCCCTGAGATTGTCGCCGTGGCGGCAGCCCAGCAGCCGGATGTGATCCTCACCGTCGATAACGGTATTTCCAGTATCGAAGGGGTAGAGGCGGCGCGCGATCTGGGTATTGCGGTGATTATCACCGACCACCACTTGCCGGGCGCACACTTGCCCGATGCCGATGCCATTGTGAACCCCAATCAGCCGGGATGTCCTTTCCCCAGTAAAAACCTTGCCGGTGTCGGGGTGATTTTCTATGTCATGAATGCCCTGCGCGGTGCCTTGCGCGATATGGGATGGTTCGCGGAAAGCGGTATTGCTGAACCTAATATGGCGAGCTTTCTCGATCTGGTGGCCTTGGGGACCGTGGCCGATGTGGTGCCGCTGGATCACAACAACCGTATTTTGGTTTCCCAGGGATTGGCGCGTATGCGTGCCGGTGCTGCGCGTCCGGGAATCATGGCATTGCTGGAGGTCGCCGGGCGACAGCCGCAGCGGTTGGTGGCCAGCGATCTTGGTTTTGCGGTAGGCCCACGTTTAAATGCCGCCGGCCGCATGGATGACATGTCGCTGGGCATTCAATGCTTGCTGTGTGATAGCCTGCCGCTGGCGCGCGAAATGGCCGCCCAGTTGGATGAATTGAATCGCGATCGCAAGGCGATAGAAACCGGCATGCAGCAGGAAGCCATGGGCATGTTGCAAAAAGTGTTAAATGCCGATGAAAACGCCTTGCCCTGGGGCTTGTGCTTATTCGATGAAACCTGGCACCAGGGAGTGATTGGTATCCTCGCGTCGCGGATCAAGGATCGCTATCACCGCCCGACCATTGTCTTTGCCGATGCGGGCGATGGTTTAATTAAAGGCTCCGCACGCTCAATCCCCGGTTTGCATATTCGCGATGCGCTGGATGCTGTTGCTGCGCGCCGACCGGATTTATTGCAAAAATTTGGCGGTCATGCCATGGCCGCAGGTATGAGCCTGCAGCGTGAACACTTCGAAGCCTTTGCCAAGGCATTTGATGAAGAGGTACATCGCCAGTTGCGCGCTGAAGATTTGCAAGCTGTTGTTGTGACCGATGGCGAATTATCGGCGTCGGATTTCTCCTTGCCATTGGCTGCACAGTTGCGCAATGCCGGCCCCTGGGGACAACATTTTCCCGAGCCGGTTTTTGACGGTGAGTTTTATGTGTTGCAACAAAAGCTGGTAGGCGATAAACACCTGAAAATGACACTGGCATTAGACTCGCGAGGGCAGCAACTGGTCGATGCGATTGCCTTTAATATTGACCCAGGGCTGTGGCCCAACCAACAGGTTCAGCGAGTACGACTGGCGTACAAGCTGGATATCAATGAGTTTCGCGGCAATACCAATTTGCAACTGATGGTGGATTATCTGGAAGCCATCATTAACGGATGA
- a CDS encoding arylesterase — protein MRTLKLYLFLLLTFVINPASAENTNPRILVVGDSLSAAYGIDIDKGWVKLLQHTLDQEQKMLKQHWQIINASVSGETSSGGRTRLKALLDEHQPQVVILELGGNDGLRGQPLKILRDNLQYMITQSKTAGASVILAGMQIPPNYGARYARQFQQLYSELAGQHQVALIPFLLEGIPTRAELMQRDGIHPTEEAQPLIVDNVKPVLLDVLKTH, from the coding sequence ATGCGCACATTGAAACTTTACCTGTTTTTACTTCTGACATTTGTCATCAATCCAGCCTCAGCAGAGAACACTAACCCGCGTATTTTAGTGGTTGGTGACAGCCTGAGTGCCGCCTATGGAATTGATATCGACAAAGGTTGGGTGAAACTGTTGCAGCACACACTGGACCAGGAACAGAAAATGCTGAAGCAACACTGGCAGATCATTAACGCCAGTGTCAGTGGTGAAACCAGTAGCGGTGGCCGCACACGGCTCAAGGCGCTGCTCGATGAGCACCAGCCGCAAGTGGTGATTCTGGAATTGGGTGGCAACGACGGTTTGCGCGGGCAGCCATTAAAAATATTGCGCGACAACCTGCAATACATGATTACCCAGAGTAAAACAGCAGGCGCAAGCGTGATTCTCGCCGGCATGCAAATCCCACCCAATTATGGCGCGCGTTACGCGCGCCAATTCCAGCAACTGTATTCCGAATTAGCGGGGCAACACCAGGTAGCACTGATTCCGTTTTTGCTGGAGGGAATCCCCACTCGTGCAGAATTGATGCAGCGGGATGGCATACATCCCACCGAAGAAGCACAACCCCTGATTGTGGACAATGTGAAACCGGTATTACTGGACGTGCTAAAAACACACTGA
- a CDS encoding ABC transporter ATP-binding protein, which yields MSALAMVQAQAVTKQVNTLEGELTILHPIDLRIDDGESLAITGASGSGKSTLLGILAGLDIPSSGKVHLGGECLTDMDEEGRAQVRARHVGFIFQSFQLLPGLTALENVMLPLELRGDKNARALASEFLERVGLSARLSHYPQQLSGGEQQRVAIARAFASQPRILFADEPTGNLDSATGARIIDLLFDLNRAQGTTLILITHEERLAARCQRRVELAAGALVSGRE from the coding sequence ATGTCTGCTCTTGCTATGGTTCAAGCCCAAGCGGTGACGAAACAGGTCAATACCCTTGAAGGTGAATTAACAATTCTGCATCCGATTGATTTACGTATTGACGATGGTGAATCCCTGGCGATCACCGGCGCCTCGGGCTCCGGAAAATCGACATTGCTAGGGATTCTTGCCGGCTTGGATATTCCTTCCAGCGGTAAAGTTCATTTGGGCGGCGAGTGCCTGACCGACATGGATGAGGAGGGACGTGCGCAGGTGCGCGCGCGCCATGTCGGTTTTATCTTCCAGTCTTTCCAATTGTTGCCCGGATTAACCGCATTGGAGAATGTGATGTTGCCGCTGGAGTTGCGCGGCGATAAAAATGCACGCGCCCTGGCCAGTGAGTTTCTTGAGCGCGTTGGCCTGAGTGCACGCCTCAGCCATTATCCGCAACAGCTATCCGGCGGTGAACAGCAGCGGGTTGCCATTGCCCGCGCTTTTGCCAGCCAGCCGCGCATCCTGTTTGCGGATGAACCCACCGGAAATCTGGATAGTGCTACCGGTGCGCGTATTATCGATTTGCTGTTTGACCTTAACCGGGCCCAGGGGACAACCCTGATCCTGATCACCCACGAAGAGCGCCTGGCGGCGCGCTGCCAGCGCCGCGTTGAATTGGCAGCCGGGGCATTGGTATCAGGACGGGAGTAA
- a CDS encoding ABC transporter permease, with the protein MLALQLLRRNWRSGELKLLGLSLILAVAVLSGIAIFTDRMETTLVVQSNSVLGADYVVRGSQPHNPDWEAEAREQGVSYTQSVLFSSMVFAGDEMHLASVKAVDKAYPLRGQFEISQVPFAVDASDIQIAKSIPAPGEAWVDSRLLPLLHIQLGDKVAVGEYELRVTQVLIREPDNASPFSMMGARLVMNMADLPQTQVIQPGSRVDYQWLIASDSALELERFVSWLKPQLNKHQRLQDIDSAQGRLGRTLKTGKQFLLLAAVIAVLLAGVAIAIAARQFAERHTDQVALMKSLGASRTRVRSLYFGQLLLLAVIASLIGLVLGELLQRTVAASLQQTYQLRLAAASFYPYGLSFFSGLICLVCFALPALWFLPGVPPLKILRRELAVNLPQLWLQGLIALLAVILLVVLFSRDMQLALSITGALLGVVATALLAAWGLLSVSRRWGLGLGGFWRLAFANLLRRRGQSLVLILVFAVAIMLLFTLTILRTSLIAEWRVQVPDDAPNHFLVNIPPEELPAIQSLLADRSVRPEPIYPMVRGRLTHINGEETTEEQRQISNTLRRELNLTWADKLADDNKVLQGHWWDQWQRGQGDLPGVSVEVKTAEEIGLKLGDHLRFSLGGLELDAQIASLRSLDWNSMRPNFFFIFEPGALEGYSPTYITSIYLPAQQKPVINELLRAHPTVLVIELDRIISQIRTIIDQVSDGVLLVLWLTLIGGCLVLLAAVMSSIESRKQEAGLLRALGSPRRLVLGSLVAEFAILGTIAGAIAILGSEILLLSLQKFVLETPIQPHYIYWLLSPLVGGVFVSLLGYLCCRPVVTTPPAVVLREAT; encoded by the coding sequence ATGCTGGCATTGCAGTTATTGCGTCGCAACTGGCGCAGCGGTGAACTGAAGTTACTGGGGTTATCCCTGATCCTGGCGGTAGCGGTATTGAGTGGCATCGCTATTTTTACCGACCGTATGGAAACCACCCTGGTGGTGCAGAGTAACAGTGTGCTGGGGGCGGATTATGTGGTACGAGGTTCCCAGCCGCACAATCCGGATTGGGAAGCAGAGGCGCGTGAACAGGGCGTGTCCTATACCCAGTCGGTGCTTTTTTCATCGATGGTCTTTGCCGGTGACGAGATGCACCTGGCTTCGGTTAAGGCTGTCGATAAGGCTTACCCCCTGCGGGGGCAATTCGAAATCAGCCAGGTTCCCTTTGCAGTCGACGCCAGTGACATTCAGATCGCCAAATCTATACCTGCTCCGGGTGAGGCCTGGGTGGATTCGCGTTTGTTGCCCCTGTTACATATCCAACTGGGCGACAAGGTTGCTGTGGGTGAATATGAGTTAAGGGTTACCCAGGTGCTGATTCGCGAACCGGACAACGCAAGTCCCTTCAGCATGATGGGCGCTCGCCTGGTCATGAATATGGCCGACCTGCCCCAAACCCAGGTGATACAGCCAGGCAGCCGGGTGGATTACCAATGGTTGATTGCCAGCGATAGTGCGCTTGAGTTGGAACGCTTTGTCTCCTGGCTCAAACCGCAGCTGAACAAGCACCAGCGTTTGCAGGATATAGACTCAGCCCAGGGACGCCTGGGGCGCACCCTGAAAACCGGCAAGCAGTTTTTGTTGCTGGCCGCCGTGATCGCGGTGTTGCTTGCCGGTGTGGCCATTGCCATAGCGGCGCGCCAGTTTGCCGAGCGCCACACCGACCAGGTCGCCTTGATGAAAAGCCTGGGTGCCAGTCGTACCCGGGTGCGCAGCCTTTATTTTGGCCAATTGTTATTACTGGCCGTTATTGCATCGCTGATCGGTTTGGTATTGGGAGAATTATTGCAGCGAACCGTTGCTGCCAGTTTGCAACAGACCTATCAGTTGCGCCTGGCAGCAGCGAGTTTCTATCCCTATGGACTGAGCTTTTTCAGCGGTTTGATTTGCCTGGTGTGCTTTGCACTGCCGGCGCTCTGGTTTTTACCGGGTGTGCCCCCGCTCAAAATCCTGCGGCGTGAATTGGCTGTTAACTTACCGCAACTGTGGTTACAGGGATTGATTGCACTGCTGGCGGTGATCCTCCTGGTGGTGTTATTCAGTCGCGATATGCAATTAGCGCTCAGTATTACCGGCGCTTTACTGGGCGTTGTTGCCACGGCATTGCTGGCAGCCTGGGGTCTGCTCAGCGTCAGTCGCCGCTGGGGATTAGGCTTGGGAGGATTCTGGCGTTTGGCCTTTGCCAATCTGTTGCGCCGTCGCGGACAGAGCTTGGTGCTGATCCTGGTGTTTGCCGTAGCGATTATGCTGCTCTTTACGCTCACCATCTTACGCACCTCGCTGATCGCCGAATGGCGCGTACAGGTGCCGGATGATGCGCCCAACCACTTCCTGGTGAATATTCCACCGGAGGAGTTACCGGCCATACAGTCACTGTTGGCTGACAGGTCTGTTCGGCCTGAGCCTATTTATCCCATGGTGCGTGGACGCCTGACGCATATCAATGGCGAGGAAACTACCGAGGAGCAACGGCAGATATCCAATACCCTCAGGCGCGAGCTCAACCTCACCTGGGCAGATAAACTGGCAGATGACAACAAAGTCCTCCAGGGACATTGGTGGGATCAATGGCAGCGCGGGCAGGGTGATTTGCCCGGCGTCTCGGTAGAGGTTAAAACGGCGGAAGAGATCGGCCTGAAACTGGGTGATCACCTGCGCTTTTCGCTGGGAGGCCTGGAACTGGATGCCCAGATAGCAAGCCTGCGCAGCCTGGATTGGAATTCCATGCGCCCCAATTTCTTTTTTATCTTTGAGCCGGGTGCGCTGGAAGGATACTCACCGACTTATATCACCAGCATTTATCTTCCCGCACAGCAGAAGCCCGTCATTAATGAATTGTTGCGCGCCCATCCGACCGTATTGGTGATTGAACTGGACCGCATTATTAGCCAGATACGCACTATTATTGATCAGGTCAGTGATGGTGTATTGCTAGTGCTTTGGCTAACCTTGATCGGCGGTTGCCTGGTACTGCTGGCGGCGGTAATGAGCAGTATTGAAAGTCGCAAACAGGAAGCAGGATTATTGCGCGCCCTGGGTAGCCCGCGCCGGCTGGTGTTGGGCAGCCTTGTTGCAGAGTTTGCAATTCTTGGCACCATTGCGGGTGCTATTGCAATCCTCGGTAGTGAAATCCTGCTGCTCAGCTTGCAGAAATTTGTGCTGGAAACGCCTATCCAGCCCCATTACATCTATTGGTTGCTGTCCCCCCTGGTGGGTGGTGTATTTGTCAGTCTGCTGGGGTATCTCTGTTGCCGCCCTGTAGTCACTACACCGCCGGCCGTGGTACTGCGCGAGGCAACCTGA
- a CDS encoding MATE family efflux transporter: protein MTSAPKSRVLDKGLWGMSRPMFIDQAVIYTIPLADMFFLSRVSDDAAAAVGAVTPLVFVANQFLTVSAFSGAAIASQRIGANDYARGNATIAAYTLFAILLALIAALVVNNGGPWVASAMSLTPDIEAHARTYLSIIGWMVALWGLRVVYQTVLNIYGEPKWNTYSNILIFIVNILGNCIAVYGFMGIPPSGVAGVAIAGVVAAGSGLLFLMMMVHWKLHIRIPMTAGIKNFGVLITPVLMIAAPSILEPMSFQAYMIVLNWVAAEVSDLALKVKIYAYNTFLFCLMISIAMSMATEAIIAQRVGRGEFELVDRQLRQTLRYTLIGTSILAFLWFVFNKPVLSLFTANPEVIAIGFWAFFWSFLAEPCRTTNIVVGAALRCTGDAAFTSLSSIGIIWLFSVPLAYILALPMGLGLYGILIAAVADELVRAIVKLWRWRQGKWKSTGVIARERKVA, encoded by the coding sequence ATGACCTCTGCACCGAAAAGCCGCGTACTCGACAAAGGCTTGTGGGGTATGAGCCGCCCGATGTTTATCGACCAGGCGGTGATCTACACCATTCCCCTGGCTGATATGTTCTTTTTGAGCCGTGTTTCCGATGATGCCGCAGCGGCTGTCGGCGCTGTGACCCCGCTGGTATTTGTGGCCAACCAATTTCTAACGGTGAGTGCTTTTTCCGGCGCTGCCATTGCCAGCCAGCGAATCGGGGCCAATGATTATGCCCGCGGTAATGCGACTATTGCCGCCTACACCCTGTTTGCCATCTTGCTTGCACTGATCGCTGCACTGGTCGTTAATAATGGCGGCCCCTGGGTGGCTTCTGCCATGTCGTTGACGCCGGATATAGAGGCCCATGCGCGGACATACCTGTCGATTATTGGGTGGATGGTAGCCCTGTGGGGCTTGCGGGTGGTTTACCAGACGGTACTCAATATCTACGGTGAGCCTAAATGGAATACCTATAGCAATATCCTGATCTTCATCGTCAATATCCTCGGCAACTGTATTGCTGTTTATGGCTTTATGGGAATTCCACCCTCCGGTGTTGCCGGTGTCGCGATTGCCGGTGTAGTGGCCGCCGGGTCCGGCCTGCTGTTTTTGATGATGATGGTTCATTGGAAGCTGCATATTCGTATTCCAATGACAGCGGGGATCAAAAATTTTGGTGTGCTGATTACCCCTGTGCTGATGATAGCCGCGCCTTCCATTCTTGAACCCATGTCGTTCCAGGCCTACATGATCGTGTTGAACTGGGTCGCGGCCGAAGTCAGCGACCTTGCACTCAAAGTGAAAATCTATGCCTATAACACCTTCCTGTTTTGCCTGATGATATCTATTGCCATGAGTATGGCGACCGAAGCCATCATCGCCCAACGGGTAGGGCGGGGAGAGTTTGAGCTGGTTGACAGGCAACTGCGACAGACACTGCGTTATACCCTGATCGGTACCAGTATCCTGGCCTTCCTGTGGTTTGTATTTAATAAGCCGGTATTGAGCCTGTTTACTGCTAACCCGGAGGTTATTGCGATTGGCTTTTGGGCTTTTTTCTGGAGCTTTCTGGCTGAACCCTGTCGCACGACCAATATTGTTGTGGGAGCTGCCCTGCGCTGTACAGGGGATGCGGCGTTTACCTCCTTATCCAGCATTGGCATTATTTGGCTCTTTTCGGTGCCCCTGGCTTATATCCTGGCCCTACCCATGGGATTGGGCCTCTACGGGATATTGATCGCTGCTGTGGCCGATGAACTGGTACGTGCCATCGTCAAACTGTGGCGCTGGCGCCAGGGGAAGTGGAAATCAACCGGTGTCATAGCTCGGGAGCGCAAGGTGGCTTGA
- a CDS encoding GtrA family protein, translating to MTLSRDVIESEVTPIAKTTSLPGLDVIRNNKYYPLAVQFCRYVAVGGIAFIMDFLAFNGILALQLHYMLATVIGFMVGVAVNYCLCVFWVWSGTQARTAKDILIFTLIGIGGLLLTALLMWLSVDIFSFDARLSKIVVAIIVLFWNFGLRKVFVFFK from the coding sequence ATGACGTTATCAAGAGATGTGATTGAATCTGAAGTTACTCCTATTGCAAAGACAACATCATTACCTGGATTGGATGTGATCAGGAATAATAAATATTATCCATTAGCAGTGCAGTTTTGCCGTTATGTTGCAGTAGGTGGTATTGCTTTTATCATGGATTTCCTTGCCTTTAATGGCATTCTGGCGTTACAACTCCACTATATGTTGGCAACTGTGATTGGTTTTATGGTGGGCGTTGCCGTTAACTATTGCCTGTGTGTCTTTTGGGTATGGAGCGGTACTCAGGCCAGGACCGCCAAGGATATTTTAATTTTTACCCTGATTGGCATAGGCGGTTTGTTATTAACAGCATTATTGATGTGGTTGTCGGTGGATATTTTTTCATTTGACGCGCGCCTGTCCAAGATAGTGGTGGCCATTATTGTGCTGTTCTGGAACTTTGGCCTACGCAAGGTTTTTGTTTTCTTTAAATAA
- a CDS encoding NAD(P)/FAD-dependent oxidoreductase: MKKTAVIIGAGPAGLTAAFEMLSKNSDVHPIVLEATDRIGGISCTINHKGNRIDIGGHRFFSKSDVVMDWWAQRMPLQSSPSSDDIVLKREKAWAKTGPDPEKEDRVMLIRQRISRIFYLRKFFDYPISLKLGTVLNLGIFRTIYAGFGYVFSQIKKRPSEDSLEDFLVNRFGVPLYRMFFEDYTEKVWGVHPKKISAAWGAQRIKGLSLSKAVFSALKKVFGPKSDTADLRQKGTETSLIEQFFYPKLGPGQLWECVADDVRQMGGEIHMQHKVTEIHLDGDRIVGVSAESNGQIVRFDCDYCLSTMPIKDLIASMTGAGISSDIHRIARDLPYRDFMTVGVLAKKLKINNETDIPTVGNIVPDTWIYIQERDVKLCRLQIFNNWSPYMVENQDNVWVGLEYMCSDQDDIWKMSDEEFIKLAVDELIKIDIVDAEDIIDTCRIRIEKAYPAYFGTYNEFDQVKEYLDSLSNLYCIGRNGQHRYNNQDHSMLTAMEAVNCILDPSKSRTELWSINTEQEYHETKQSNA; the protein is encoded by the coding sequence ATGAAAAAAACTGCAGTAATTATTGGGGCGGGCCCGGCAGGGTTGACTGCTGCCTTTGAAATGTTATCAAAAAACAGCGATGTTCATCCGATAGTGCTGGAGGCTACCGACCGTATAGGGGGGATTTCCTGCACGATTAATCATAAGGGTAATCGTATTGATATTGGTGGCCATCGTTTTTTTTCGAAAAGTGATGTCGTTATGGATTGGTGGGCCCAGCGTATGCCGCTCCAGTCTTCACCCTCCAGTGATGATATTGTTCTCAAGCGTGAAAAAGCCTGGGCGAAAACCGGGCCTGATCCGGAGAAAGAAGATAGGGTGATGCTGATTCGCCAGCGTATTTCCCGCATTTTCTATCTGCGAAAATTTTTCGACTATCCTATCTCCCTTAAACTGGGTACTGTTTTAAACCTTGGTATATTCCGCACGATTTATGCCGGGTTTGGTTATGTTTTTTCCCAGATAAAAAAGCGTCCATCAGAGGATTCCCTGGAAGACTTCCTGGTTAATCGTTTCGGCGTGCCTCTCTATCGTATGTTCTTCGAGGACTACACGGAGAAGGTGTGGGGGGTTCACCCAAAGAAAATTTCTGCTGCTTGGGGTGCGCAACGTATTAAAGGGTTGTCGCTATCGAAGGCAGTCTTTTCCGCGTTGAAGAAGGTATTCGGTCCTAAATCGGATACTGCAGATCTGCGCCAAAAAGGGACTGAAACATCTCTTATTGAGCAATTCTTTTACCCCAAATTAGGCCCCGGTCAATTATGGGAATGTGTGGCTGATGATGTTCGCCAAATGGGTGGCGAAATTCATATGCAACATAAAGTAACGGAAATTCATCTGGATGGCGATCGTATTGTTGGCGTTAGTGCGGAGTCTAATGGACAGATAGTTCGCTTCGATTGCGATTACTGTTTGTCCACTATGCCAATCAAGGATTTGATTGCCAGTATGACCGGTGCTGGGATCTCGTCGGATATCCACAGAATTGCCCGGGATCTTCCCTATCGTGATTTTATGACCGTAGGGGTTTTGGCGAAAAAGCTTAAAATTAATAATGAGACAGATATTCCTACTGTTGGCAATATTGTTCCCGATACCTGGATTTATATTCAGGAGCGCGATGTAAAACTCTGCCGCCTCCAGATTTTTAACAACTGGTCTCCCTACATGGTTGAAAATCAGGATAACGTATGGGTTGGCTTGGAGTATATGTGCTCGGATCAGGATGATATCTGGAAGATGTCAGACGAGGAGTTCATCAAGTTAGCTGTTGATGAGCTGATAAAAATCGATATTGTTGATGCTGAAGATATTATTGACACCTGCCGCATTCGCATTGAAAAGGCCTATCCTGCGTATTTTGGTACCTACAATGAGTTTGACCAGGTAAAAGAGTATCTGGATAGCCTATCCAACCTGTATTGCATCGGGCGCAATGGCCAGCATAGGTACAATAACCAGGATCACTCAATGCTAACCGCGATGGAGGCTGTGAATTGTATTCTGGACCCCTCCAAATCTCGTACTGAGCTGTGGTCAATCAATACCGAACAGGAATATCACGAAACGAAGCAAAGCAATGCCTAA